The nucleotide window CGCTTCCCGGACGACCCTGATACGCTCACAGGCCAGGAGCGCGACGAGTTCCGATCCTTCCGACACTGCATGGGCGACACGCTCAAGGACTGCTGCCATGTGCTCGGCTCCCGGCAATGTCTTTCCAGATCGCTTGGGCTCATCCAGACGACTATCTCGCAATCGACAGCGGAAACACTCAAGTGGCAGGACGTGGAGGCACCCCTCTTCAGCATGAGAGCCATGGGCGCCCAGGCTGATCCACGTGACGACCAAGTTTTGCCGCAGatcatcaacatcatccCCACGCTTCCTAACCATCCGAAGCTCAAGTACGCGGGATTGCTCGTAATCTCGAGATACACCGAATGGATCGACATGCATCCCGAGCAGATCCCTGCGCAGCTTTCCTACATCAGTGCTGGTCTGGCAGAAGCCGATAGCGACGTggtggcagcggctgcACAGGCAATGAACTTTCTTTGCCAGGACTGCTATCGCCATCTTGTAGCCTACCTGCCTCAGCTGTACGACTTCTTTGGCTCTATCAACGACAAGCTCGGTCCCGACGACCTTGTGTCTATCTCCGAGGCAATTGCCTATGTGATTGCAGGTGTGAAACCCAACGAGGCACCACAGGCGCTTATGCAGTTCTCgcagccgctgctcgagtcgcttAGTCAAATTTTGGCTATCGACAATCCGGGCAAGGACCAGTTGCGCAAAGCAGCTGACAGGATGGAACAGTTGGAAAAGATGCTTGCCGTTGTCGGATCTTCGATCACTCGCCATCTTTCTGAAgcgtgctcgacgacgtgTGAGGAGGCTTATTCGGTTGTTGATCGCGTGCTGGCCTTGCATGGCCACCACTTTTTCATTTCGGAGCGGGCATGTGGGCTGCTGCGACGTGGCCTTGTGCTATTCGGTCCGCTTGCTACGCGCACTCTTGCACCGTTGCTGGATCGATTGGCATCGTGCTTTCAGCAGACAGGATTGCCAGGCTACGTGTGGATTGTGGGTAAATGCATCGACCAGTTTGGCAGAGAAGGTAATGCGGCTACGAGTGCAGCACTTCAAGGAGCATTGGAAAGGCTCAATGGCAAGGTGGTGCATCTGATGGAGAACACGATGCCCTCCGAGATGGGCGATGTTCTGGACGACTACATCAACACGTGCCTTGTGACTCTGCAGAACAGaccatcgatgctgctgctgtcacCGCAATTCACGCACGTATTCCGTGCAGCGTTGGCTGCGCTGACCCTCCTCAAGACGGAGACCATTTTGACGACAGTGGACTTTGTTCTAGGTATCGTCGGACACGATGCGCTGATGATACCAGTGACAGCATCTCAACCCGGTACACCGCTGGGGGCGACGAATGCCCAGGGCGCAGATGGCACGCCGTCGATGGATGACATGACGAACTACGCTGCAGCCATCCGACAGGTGGTAGGCCAACAGGGCTTCCAGCTGGCCTCGGTGTTGTTCAACGGGCTTGTGACGGAATACAGCCCCGAGGTGATGCCGGTTGTGACCACGACGCTCAAGGTG belongs to Mycosarcoma maydis chromosome 3, whole genome shotgun sequence and includes:
- a CDS encoding uncharacterized protein (related to MTR10 - involved in nuclear protein import), producing MPTTPGPSSTDAVSTEQQAIQAVMQALNTLYTDPNNQAKASANTWLQDFQQTSEAWQTANSLLLASELPLEPRLFAAQTFRTKITFDLEQVPSQQRIALRDTLLTALLSYASGPRVIQTQLSLALSGLALQLDESEWPTVVPEMIERFGSSPETVPILLEFLTVLPEEVIGNNRIPVSNDFYTARCHFLLSAGANEVLKLLSMYVQASGLTSQIQTAIFQCLRSWLKSGEVSAGQMAETTLFDLSFDALASDELFDVATDVVCDLINETQEVEENMQVIQRVLARLHPLRQQLSSAGDDEDKVRGLCRIFVQAGEAYHRIMIRHHDELYPIVEAIAECTAYHDLDIVQITFRFWYLLSGALSYAHNQPGAQRFFSIYERLLEVMIGHLRFPDDPDTLTGQERDEFRSFRHCMGDTLKDCCHVLGSRQCLSRSLGLIQTTISQSTAETLKWQDVEAPLFSMRAMGAQADPRDDQVLPQIINIIPTLPNHPKLKYAGLLVISRYTEWIDMHPEQIPAQLSYISAGLAEADSDVVAAAAQAMNFLCQDCYRHLVAYLPQLYDFFGSINDKLGPDDLVSISEAIAYVIAGVKPNEAPQALMQFSQPLLESLSQILAIDNPGKDQLRKAADRMEQLEKMLAVVGSSITRHLSEACSTTCEEAYSVVDRVLALHGHHFFISERACGLLRRGLVLFGPLATRTLAPLLDRLASCFQQTGLPGYVWIVGKCIDQFGREGNAATSAALQGALERLNGKVVHLMENTMPSEMGDVLDDYINTCLVTLQNRPSMLLLSPQFTHVFRAALAALTLLKTETILTTVDFVLGIVGHDALMIPVTASQPGTPLGATNAQGADGTPSMDDMTNYAAAIRQVVGQQGFQLASVLFNGLVTEYSPEVMPVVTTTLKVLSSGFAQEMAAWVPGIVEQLPTSYVPEKDKVAFVERYLHAINGLKSMEEIKQSLHGLYSASRQARERTRANREEGSAALLDR